GAATTGTAGCGCCCCCGGGGGAGAAGCCGGGGGTGGCGAAACCTCCCAAGGCATGGGCCGGGGAGTGGCCTTGGGGGAAAACGGCGGGCTCCTTGGCCCTTACGCGGGTCGAACGGTTCTGACGGGTCGGTTGGTCGGTCGAATCGCTCCGTGCCGTGCCGTGGCTGGGCTGGCTGGGCTGGGCTGGCTGGCTGGCTGGCTGGCTGGCTGGCTGGCTGGCTGGCTGGCTGGCTGGCTCTGGCTCTGGCTCTGGCTCTGGCTCTGGCTCTGGCTCTGGCTCTGGCTCTGGCTCTGGCGAGGACGAGGACGAGGACCATCATGGTGTGGGGCGCCGAAGCCCGCCGCCACTGCCCCGCCTTTTCCCCAGGCCCCTTCCCACCGCTCCGCCCCAGATTTTTCCCCGCCGGATCAAGGCCTTTGCTAGGCTAGGCGTCTGGCTTATTGGAGCGCCGCCGAGACGGCGTGCCTTGGCAGAAAGGGCCGCAACCCGTAAAATTCGCCCCCTGCCGAGGAGCGTTGCGACCCAGGGAATATCGGGGCCAGGCTCGGCATCGAACAACGGCGCTCACGAACCCTAGTCCGGTTTGTGGCGCCGTTCGTCTTTTCGGGCGCCCGCCGGCTGATCCGCCGAGGACACCATGCAGCCCGATCGCAGCACCGAAATCACCGCTCTCCTAAAACAGCGCATCCTCATCCTGGACGGGGCCATGGGCACCATGATCCAGCGCCATGGCCTGGGCGAGGCCGATTACCGGGGCGAGCGCTTCCGGGATCACCCCCACGATCTGAAGGGCAACAACGATCTGCTGCTCCTCACCCAGCCCCAGATTATCCGGGGCATCCACGCCGCCTATCTGGAGGCGGGTGCGGACATTATCGAGACCAACACCTTCAACGCCACGGCGGTGTCCCAGGCGGATTACAACCTCACCGAACTGGTCTATGAGCTGAATTTTGAGGGGGCCCGGCTGGCCCGGGAAGTCTGCGACCATTTCACCGCCGCCAATCCGGCCAAGCCCCGCTTCGTCGCCGGGGTGCTGGGCCCCACCAGCCGCACCGCCTCCATTTCCCCGGACGTGAATGACCCCAGCTACCGCAATGTGAGCTTTGACGCCCTGGTAGCCAATTACACCGAATCCATCCAGGGCCTGGTGGACGGGGGGGCGGATCTGCTCCTGGTGGAAACCGTATTCGACACCCTGAACGCCAAGGCCGCCCTGTTCGCCATCGAGCGCTTTTTCGACCAGCTGGGTCAGCGTCTGCCGGTGATGATCTCCGGCACCATCACGGACGCCTCCGGGCGCACCCTGTCGGGCCAGACGGCGGAAGCCTTCTGGAATTCCCTGCGCCACATCCAGCCCCTCTCCTTCGGCCTCAACTGCGCCCTGGGGGCCGGGGAACTGCGCCAGTACGTGGCCGAACTGTCCCGGGTCTGCGATTGCTTTGTTTCCGCCCACCCCAACGCGGGCCTGCCCAACGCCTTCGGCGGCTATGACGAAACCCCGGAAATGCTGGCGGAAGCCCTGGCCGAATGGGGCCGCTCCGGGCTCATCAACATCGCCGGGGGCTGCTGCGGCACGTCTCCGGACCACATCCGGGCCGTGGCCCAGGCCCTGGCCGGGCAGGCGCCCCGGGTGCCCGCCCAGCCCGCCCCGGCCCTGCGCCTTTCCGGGCTGGAGCCCTTTAACGTAGGGCCGGACAGCCTCTTTGTGAATGTGGGGGAACGGACCAACGTCACCGGCTCCAAGGCCTTCGCCCGCATGATCCTGGAAGGCCGTTTCGACGACGCCCTGGCGGTGGCCCGCCAGCAGGTGGAAAACGGCGCCCAGGTCATCGACATCAACATGGATGAAGCCATGCTGGATTCCCTGGCCGCCATGGACAAGTTCCTCAAGCTGGTGGCTTCCGAACCGGATATTGCCCGGGTGCCCATCATGCTGGACTCCTCCAAGTGGGAGGTGATCGAGGCGGGCCTGAAGTGCATCCAGGGCAAGGGCATCGTCAATTCCATTTCCATGAAGGAAGGGGAGGCCAAGTTCTTGCACCAGGCCCGGCTGGCCCGGCGCTACGGGGCGGCGGTGATTGTCATGGCCTTTGACGAGCAGGGCCAGGCGGACACCTACGCCCGCAAGACCACCATCTGCGAACGGGCCTACCGGCTCCTCACCGCCCCGGAAGCGGAAGGAGGGGCGGGCTTCCCGGCGGAAGACATCATTTTTGACCCCAACGTGTTCGCCATCGCCACGGGCATTCCGGAACACGACAATTACGCGGTGGATTTCATCGAAGCCACCCGCTGGATTCGCCAACATCTGCCCCACGCCGGAGTGTCCGGCGGGGTTTCCAACGTCTCCTTCTCCTTCCGGGGCAACAACCCGGTGCGGGAAGCCATCCACACCGTCTTCCTCTACCACGCCATTCAGGCCGGCATGACCATGGGCATCGTCAATGCGGGCATGCTGGGGGTGTACGACGATCTGGACCCGGAATTGCGCCGCAAGGTGGAGGACGTGGTCCTCAACCGCCATCCGGCCGCCGGGGAAGCCCTGGTGGAATTCGCCCAGACCGTGAAGGAAGGGGCGGCCAAGGACACGGGGCCGGACCTGAGCTGGCGCCAGCTGCCCGTGGATAAGCGCCTGGAACACGCCCTGGTAAAGGGCATCACGGACTTCGTGGTGGCGGATACGGAAGAGGTACGGGCCACCTTCGCCGCCCAGGGCAAGCCGCCCCTGTCGGTCATTGAAGGCCCCCTGATGAACGGCATGAACACGGTGGGGGATCTCTTTGGCGCGGGCAAAATGTTCCTGCCCCAGGTGGTGAAATCCGCCCGGGTCATGAAACAGGCCGTGGCCCACCTGATTCCCTACATCGAAGAGGAAAAGGCCCGCACCGGCGCCGGTTCCAAGGGCAAGATCGTCATCGCCACGGTGAAGGGGGACGTGCACGACATCGGCAAAAACATCGTGGGCGTGGTGCTGGGCTGCAACGGCTATGAAGTGGTGGATCTGGGGGTCATGGTGCCCTGCGACAAGATTCTCCACGCCGCCAAGGAGCACGGCGCCCAGGCCATCGGCCTCTCCGGCCTGATTACGCCGTCCCTGGAAGAAATGGCCCACGTGGCAGACGAAATGCAGCGCCAGGGCTGGGCCGCCAGCGGGGTGCCCCTGCTCATCGGCGGCGCCACCACCAGCCGGGCCCACACCGCCATCAAAATCGCCACCAACTATGAGGGCCCCGTGGTCTACGTGCCCGACGCCTCCCGGGCCGTGGGGGTGGTGACCCGCCTCCTTTCCCAGGTTCAGCGGGACGACTACGTGGCGGAAGTGGCGGCGGATTACGAGCACATCCGGGAGCAGCACGCGGGGAAAAAGGGCAGCCCCCTGGTCACCCTGGCGGAAGCCCGGGCCAACGCCTACCCCATCGACTGGGGCCACTATCAGCCCCCCGTGCCCAAGGCCCCCGGCCTCCATGTGCTGGGCGAGGTGCCCCTCTCCACTCTGGCGGATTACATCGACTGGGGCCCCTTCTTCCAGACCTGGGATCTGGCGGGCCGCTTCCCGGCCATTCTGGACGACGCCGTGGTGGGGGAAACCGCCCGGGGCGTGTACCGGGACGCCCAGGCCATGCTGGCCCGGATCGTGGCGGAAAAATGGCTCACCGCCAAGGCCGTCTTCGGCCTCTGGCCCGCCAACCGAGAAGGGGACGACCTCCACTTCTACCCAGACGAAAGCCGGACCACCCCCAGCTTTACCTGGCACGGCCTGCGCCAGCAGCACAAGCGCCCGGCGGACAAGGCCAATCTCTGCCTGGCCGACTTCGTCGCCCCGAAGGACAGCGGCGTGGCGGACTACGCCGGGGCCTTTGCCGTCACCGCCGGCCTGGGCATCGAGGCCAAGCTGGCGGAATTTGAAGCGGCCCACGACGACTACCAGTCCATCCTGCTCAAGTCCCTGGCCGACCGGCTCGCCGAAGCCTGCGCCGAATGGCTCCATGAGCGGGTACGGCGGGAATACTGGGGCTACGCCCCAGAGGAAGCCAGTAGCAACGAAGACCTGATCAAGGAAACCTACCAGGGCATCCGCCCCGCCCCCGGCTACCCGGCCTGCCCGGATCACACCGCCAAGGGCGGCCTGTTCCGGCTCCTGGACGCCCCGGCCAACGCGGACATGCACCTCACGGAAAGCTTCGCCATGTCCCCCGCCGCCTCCGTCTCCGGCTTCTACCTCTCCCACCCGGAATCCCAGTACTTCGCCATGCAGAAAATCGGCCAGGACCAACTGGAAGACTGGGCCCAACGCACCGGCCACAGCCTGGAAGAAGCCAAGTACTGGCTGGCGCCGTTGCTGTAAGCCAAGCTGGGCCTATTCGGGCCAGCACCCCAAAGGACCAAAGGGCGGCAACTAGCCGCCCTTTTTTTATCCCGATGCTTTCAAGAAGAAGCCCTGCCATCGGCCCCCAAAGGCCTTGTGCCCTAGGGGGTCACACCGACATCGCCACCCCACAGCCCCAAACGCCCCATGGGCGGGGTTCAGCCGGTATAGGACAGCCCCCGGATTACGCCCCCTCGGCGTCCTTTTCCGCCGCCTTCCCCCGTTCCTCCACATCCTCCACCACCACCGCCAGGGCGTTGGTGGAAATCAGCACTTCCATGAGGGAGAGGACCAGGGAGACGGCCAGGGCGAGGATGCTGATGCCGAAGAGGAGTTTGCCCAGGGTGGTTTCATGGACGTACAGGGCGAACATGGAGAGGGCGCAGAGGAGGAAGCTCAGGACGCCAAAGCTCTGCATGTACTGGATGAGCATGATGCGCCGCTTGAGGCCGGGGATTTGGCGCTGCACCAGGCGGCTTTCCCGTTCCACCGAGGCGTGGAGCTGGCGGATAACCTGGGCCAGGGTAAGGAAGCGGTTGGTGTAGGCCAGGAGCAGGAGGGAAATGGCGGGGAAGAGCAGGGCAGGGGTGGTGAGATCCATGGCGGAGGCGGCGGGGGATAGGGGCCCCAGTAAAGCAGGGCTTGGGCTTCCGGGCAAGGGGGGCGGGCCCGGCGGGGGCTTCCCGCCGCCAGGGGAAGGCTCAGCCCCTTAATGCCGGGGAGCGCCGACTTCCCTCGGGAGCGCCTAGCTTTGGGCCGCCTGAAGCGGTGGTCTTCCCGCCGCCGCCCGGCCTTTTCGGCACCGCTCCCCGGGCCCGCCGGGAAAATTGGCCCCGCCCCGAGGCCCCACAACCCTTACAATAGGGCTTTGCTCCTAACCCCCTACGCCCATGACTTTCAAGGTATTCATCGACGGCCGTCACGGCACCACCGGGCTCAAGATCGACGAACGTCTGTCCATCCGCCCCGAGGTGGAAATCCTGACCATCCCGGAAGCCCAGCGCAAGGACCCGGCGGT
This sequence is a window from Azospira inquinata. Protein-coding genes within it:
- a CDS encoding DUF2721 domain-containing protein is translated as MDLTTPALLFPAISLLLLAYTNRFLTLAQVIRQLHASVERESRLVQRQIPGLKRRIMLIQYMQSFGVLSFLLCALSMFALYVHETTLGKLLFGISILALAVSLVLSLMEVLISTNALAVVVEDVEERGKAAEKDAEGA
- the metH gene encoding methionine synthase, giving the protein MQPDRSTEITALLKQRILILDGAMGTMIQRHGLGEADYRGERFRDHPHDLKGNNDLLLLTQPQIIRGIHAAYLEAGADIIETNTFNATAVSQADYNLTELVYELNFEGARLAREVCDHFTAANPAKPRFVAGVLGPTSRTASISPDVNDPSYRNVSFDALVANYTESIQGLVDGGADLLLVETVFDTLNAKAALFAIERFFDQLGQRLPVMISGTITDASGRTLSGQTAEAFWNSLRHIQPLSFGLNCALGAGELRQYVAELSRVCDCFVSAHPNAGLPNAFGGYDETPEMLAEALAEWGRSGLINIAGGCCGTSPDHIRAVAQALAGQAPRVPAQPAPALRLSGLEPFNVGPDSLFVNVGERTNVTGSKAFARMILEGRFDDALAVARQQVENGAQVIDINMDEAMLDSLAAMDKFLKLVASEPDIARVPIMLDSSKWEVIEAGLKCIQGKGIVNSISMKEGEAKFLHQARLARRYGAAVIVMAFDEQGQADTYARKTTICERAYRLLTAPEAEGGAGFPAEDIIFDPNVFAIATGIPEHDNYAVDFIEATRWIRQHLPHAGVSGGVSNVSFSFRGNNPVREAIHTVFLYHAIQAGMTMGIVNAGMLGVYDDLDPELRRKVEDVVLNRHPAAGEALVEFAQTVKEGAAKDTGPDLSWRQLPVDKRLEHALVKGITDFVVADTEEVRATFAAQGKPPLSVIEGPLMNGMNTVGDLFGAGKMFLPQVVKSARVMKQAVAHLIPYIEEEKARTGAGSKGKIVIATVKGDVHDIGKNIVGVVLGCNGYEVVDLGVMVPCDKILHAAKEHGAQAIGLSGLITPSLEEMAHVADEMQRQGWAASGVPLLIGGATTSRAHTAIKIATNYEGPVVYVPDASRAVGVVTRLLSQVQRDDYVAEVAADYEHIREQHAGKKGSPLVTLAEARANAYPIDWGHYQPPVPKAPGLHVLGEVPLSTLADYIDWGPFFQTWDLAGRFPAILDDAVVGETARGVYRDAQAMLARIVAEKWLTAKAVFGLWPANREGDDLHFYPDESRTTPSFTWHGLRQQHKRPADKANLCLADFVAPKDSGVADYAGAFAVTAGLGIEAKLAEFEAAHDDYQSILLKSLADRLAEACAEWLHERVRREYWGYAPEEASSNEDLIKETYQGIRPAPGYPACPDHTAKGGLFRLLDAPANADMHLTESFAMSPAASVSGFYLSHPESQYFAMQKIGQDQLEDWAQRTGHSLEEAKYWLAPLL